The Oryzias latipes chromosome 16, ASM223467v1 genome includes a region encoding these proteins:
- the LOC101155224 gene encoding tubulin alpha-1A chain-like, with amino-acid sequence MPALCLTGGVTMESGGAISTAELCSSGRFLCRSSTSAAGFAIMRECISIHIGQAGVQMGNACWELYCLEHGIQPDGQMPSDKTISGGDDSFNTFFSETGAGKHVPRAVFVDLEPSVVDEVRTGTYRQLFHPEQLITGKEDAANNYARGHYTIGKEIIDLVLDRIRKLADQCTGLQGFLIFHSFGGGTGSGFTSLLMERLSVDYGKKSKLEFAVYPAPQVSTAVVEPYNSILTTHTTLEHSDCAFMVDNEAIYDLCRRNLDIERPSYTNLNRLIGQIVSSITASLRFDGALNVDLTEFQTNLVPYPRIHFPLVTYAPVISAEKAYHEQLSVAEITNACFEPANQMVKCDPRHGKYMACCLLYRGDVVPKEVNAAIATIKTKRSIQFVDWCPTGFKVGINYQPPTVVPGGDLAKVQRAVCMLSNTTAIAEAWARLDHKFDLMYAKRAFVHWYVGEGMEEGEFSEAREDMAALEKDYEEVGTDSVGEGEEEGAEQ; translated from the exons ATGCCTGCACTTTGTTTGACTGGAGGTGTCACCATGGAGTCTGGAGGAGCTATAAGTACAGCAGAGCTCTGCAGCAGCGGCAGATTCCTCTGCAGGTCTTCAACATCAGCGGCAGGATTTGCAATCATG AGGGAGTGCATCTCCATTCACATTGGCCAAGCTGGTGTCCAGATGGGCAATGCATGCTGGGAGCTCTACTGCTTGGAACACGGAATCCAGCCGGATGGTCAGATGCCCAGCGataagaccatttcaggtggaGACGACTCCtttaatacttttttcagcGAGACCGGAGCTGGAAAACATGTTCCCAGAGCGGTGTTTGTCGATCTGGAACCATCTGTTGTCG ATGAAGTCCGTACAGGAACCTACCGCCAGCTCTTCCACCCGGAGCAACTGATCACTGGGAAGGAAGACGCAGCCAACAACTACGCCCGTGGTCACTACACCATTGGTAAGGAGATCATCGACCTGGTTCTGGACAGGATTCGTAAACTG GCTGATCAGTGCACCGGACTGCAGGGCTTCCTGATCTTTCACTCCTTTGGAGGAGGAACCGGCTCCGGCTTCACCTCTCTGCTAATGGAGCGCCTCTCTGTCGACTACGGTAAGAAGTCCAAGCTGGAGTTTGCCGTATATCCAGCTCCTCAGGTCTCCACTGCGGTGGTGGAGCCCTACAACTCCATCCTGACCACCCACACCACCCTGGAGCACTCCGACTGCGCCTTCATGGTGGACAACGAGGCCATCTACGACCTGTGCCGCAGGAACCTGGACATTGAGCGTCCATCTTACACCAACCTGAACCGGCTGATCGGGCAGATTGTGTCATCCATCACCGCCTCCCTGCGCTTCGACGGCGCCTTAAACGTAGACCTGACGGAGTTCCAGACCAACCTGGTTCCTTATCCTCGCATCCACTTCCCTTTGGTCACCTACGCCCCTGTGATCTCCGCAGAGAAGGCGTATCACGAGCAACTTTCCGTCGCGGAGATCACAAACGCCTGTTTTGAGCCGGCCAATCAGATGGTGAAGTGCGATCCTCGCCACGGCAAGTATATGGCCTGCTGTCTGCTGTACCGCGGCGACGTGGTGCCCAAAGAAGTGAATGCCGCCATCGCCACCATCAAAACCAAGCGTAGCATTCAGTTTGTGGACTGGTGTCCCACAGGGTTCAAGGTGGGCATCAACTACCAGCCCCCCACCGTGGTTCCCGGAGGGGACCTAGCCAAGGTGCAGAGGGCCGTCTGCATGCTCAGCAACACCACCGCCATCGCCGAGGCCTGGGCACGCCTGGACCACAAGTTTGACCTCATGTATGCCAAGAGGGCCTTCGTGCACTGGTATGTGGGGGAGGGCATGGAGGAAGGGGAGTTCTCCGAGGCTCGAGAGGACATGGCCGCCCTGGAGAAGGATTACGAGGAGGTGGGGACTGACAGCGTTGGAGAGGGGGAGGAAGAGGGGGCGGAACAGTGA